The DNA window TGTGACTGTTTTCTTATAATCATGTGAGTAGAAAAATTTGCAGGACTGGAAACTGGGAAGTGAGTACTCACCTATAGACGACCTCTTGCTTGTTCTCGCTGGGTGTCAGGTCCAGAGAGTCCTGGCCGCCCAGGAAGTACTCCATGTGGTCatgcatttctctgttctgcagacagaaacaggaCATAGTTACTAAAATGTATGTTCGCTCACAGATGCAGGATGCAATTACAGAAAAGTATGAAGGTTTTACATGCAGCTTTTCACCTTTTAAACTACATGGAAAACGCAGTTCTTTTAGTTTAAGCAAAAAAaggatttagaaaaaaacaaattatgtaTTGTAAGtattataacaagcttttagtggaatcattcatattttaacGGCAGGGATATGAGGCTCCTGACCTCAGCTTCCAGGAAAGCCACCTTCTCCTCCAGATCCCTGATGACTCGATCTCTCTCTTGGATGACTGTCCGGGAGTTCTGCAGCTGTatttcagagaaaacaaacacacacaaacaaataatgaGACATGCTCAAGAGAAACACGGCTCACTTTTCCAAACAGGAGCAGATGCAGCATCACTTATTCATGACAAGTGAGTTTCTGTTTCACCACACGTTTCCGCTTGGCTCCATTCACTCAAATCAATTACCCCTTTATGTGTCTGCCTTCTCGAAATCTAATTTCCTCATTGATGGCTTCCTGTGCGTTTCTCGGCACTGGAGAGATCATTTACATTATGCGGGGGTGTGTCTGTGCACTTTGCACTGCTAGACAACAGGCTTGCATGCGTAAATACCTGCTCGATCATGTGGCGGACTTTTCTCTGCTGACTCTTTAACATGTCGTCAAGGTGATGAATCTTTTCCTTTTGGATGGCCAAATCCTTCTCCAGCTCTGcacacctgcaaacacacatgaacattttGTATGAGAAAACACTGGCAACCTAAAGCAGAttgatataataaatatataatagaaaaatattCTTATAAACAACATGTTTTCTAATTGACTAGAGCGagttactgtatattactgGCACTGCCACGACTACAAACTactcattttttattcatattagaTCAtatgaattgaactgaattgatgAATTTGACCATATTGGCAGGGTTCCTAAAAAACAAATGGTGTACaacatttgtttgttaaataatatactttatattcttaatattcatatttttccttGAGATTTGgcttgttaaaaacaaaaacaatcaataacagTTAACTAGTTAATGACAGTTTTTCCCATCTCACCTCTGCTCCTTCCCCtcttcctgcctgcctgctttaAGTTGCAGGAGCTCTGCCTCCCCTGACGCCATCTTGTCTTTGAGGATGCTGCTCTCGATCTCCATGCTTCCCAGCAGGCgctgcagctcctccacctTCTGACCTCTCTCCTCGGACTGCTTCTCTGCCTTCTTCAGCCGCTCTGACTGCTCAGCAAGACGGACATGGTACTCGTTGGATTCCACCTGCAAGGGGAGCAACAGAATGAGGATTGCTTTGGGGTTTTCTATATGATATGTTGTGGTGATATATACGCTCCTCAAGGTtcattacaacttgggtctcattttcataattttgggCCATCATTGCTACTGGATCTGGTAACATTATAATCATCAACAATGAACAAAGAAACCACTTTATTATgatgtaaaactgaaaacaccACAAATTTCAGTAATAATTCCTCATTGCGCTGTGGCAAGtacattaaattaaactaaGATGTTGGTCTGTAAATGGTGATGGGCGCTTATAACAAACAGTTTGGGCCATAATTTTACTTGGCGCTTGTTTCCTCCTCAAAATAAATTTGGCTAACCTGCGGGTTTGTTTAAACACCTGTGTGATCATTGGACTACTTATGTTTTTGTGATATTGTCGTATTACCAGTCTTAACTtaagtacaatgttattataaccAATAGGAATAATGGCCAAAATTATGAAATGGGGTCCAAAATTGTAATACTGGTAACTgaaatcatcattattatcctTTAAAGTTTAAGATTTAAAGTCCCCACACACCtaaattaccaccactgagcAAAAGTCTTTGTAAAGATAATGAGTTTGATGTCAAATAAATCTTCAGAAGAAGGTAACTCCATTTCAAAGGTTTaccatgaaaaaataaaactattaaaagttaaaaagatcCGTTCTTATTGTCTTGACTCAAAAAATTGTCTTGCTCCACAAACTACTCAGTAAAGAAACAACTATTCAATGCTCAGTATTTTAGAACGTGTAATACTATCACCAGTAGAGAACAGTAAagaatgttatatattttatagtaTTACACTTTTACAACATATCTTGCTTTTCATATTATGACGCACATCGCCTGATTAGACCTTGTATTAAGACTGCATGGTGTTTGATATCTCGTTCAGTCTTTGATTAGTGTTTTCACACCCCTACAACACTATGACATCACCAACATACGCCTAAGTAATGGTAATGCCTAAGTAAGTCAAATCAGCTTAATGGTCTTTTAAGATGTTATACTGTAGATGTTTGTGTgataatatttgcttttttatgaTGCCCACATTACTTAATCCTGTCTCAATCACAAGTTTTTTTGTGCCAATGACAAGGACTTATgattaacaaaataaatgaagacaAGTTATAATTAAAACTAAATGGTTCAGTGTTTGCCTGTTCTATTAATATAATATTGGTGCCAGTAACACAATAAAGATAAATAGCACTTGACCTCACCCAGCATGTGACAGAGCATCTGTAAAATGCAGCTTAGTCACCACAGAGAATTCACGTGTCCCTACACGACCtgacagatgaatgaatgaatgaatgtactgagggcaaaaaccaaaacagtggAGGATCACAGGAAGAAGGATGAAACCCAAAGATAACACTGACAGATAATGAGGAcgattaaagaaaccagagcTGAGTAGCAGAGGAGTGAGTCACAGCTGAAGAAAAGGAGGCGTGTCATGTTACTTATCTGGCAGACTAACCTGTAgtctctcctgctcctcctgatgcctcttctccatctccttcaGCTGCGCATAGAGACGCTTGGTCGCCTCCCTGAGCCTCACACTCTCCTCCTGATTATCCCCGACCTGAGAGGGCAGATAGACAGAAAGTGACACTCTCAGTTAGGCTTAATCTGGCAAACTACTTGAACCCAAGGGCAAGGCAGGAACTAACAAACAGATAAGAGAGGCTGCTCACAGGCCATATGCTATGTGTGTAGAAAGGTTGTTTAATCTTGCCTGAGGTCACAAAATCATTTACGCTGGAAGTCAAGTAGCTAGACGTCTGTTAAATAGCACAAAGATAATCTTTTATCGCTGTAAAGTAAAGTGGGTAAAATACTTTATCTTGCCAGACAAACAGTGCAAACATTGCATCAAAGCTGTGCAATCTGACAGATAACTTAGAATACAGGGCAGTGAAAATTGACCCCAGTTTACctacataccacacacacaggTCATTGGGTATGTATAactacaatacacacacaccctgctctgACACCACTTCCTTGGTAGGATGATGGTGTTGCGTTACAGGAGGCATTATGATGTGCTGAGTCTCAAATAATGCATGGGAAACAGGATAttgcgctgtgtgtgtgtgtgtgtgtgtgtggacactaTTAGTCAGAATATAAGTAAAGCCTTCAGCACTATGTGTGTGGTAAGCTTTGTCATCAGCTTCAGAGAGCCTGGCACCCTTTTTCTTACGAACAGCAGGCAGCTGGCTGGTGTTTGTGCGAAACAGCTGGAGGGGGAGACGTTTTTCCATGATCACCTAATGTAATGTCTGccatttaaatacaaatttgaATGTATTCAAACTGGTTTCAGTTGAAATTGGCTTCCGTAAACACAATGCAGCCATTTTCCCTGGCTCATTCAAATTAAACCGATCAATAATCAGATGATAAAAACTACAGCAAACACTCTTCTGAAGATGTTAGAGAAGGCTGAGTTATGATTAGCTTACATGAACGTCTGACTCAATGAAAACAGTGTTGCCATTGGTGACATCTGGTCGGCTGCTGGACCGATTGACTCTGTAGCCGTTGACTGGAtactgaagaagaaagaagcGGCCGGTTAGTGAAGTTAATGCTGTATTTCTCCTTCTACTCTTAAAATGTGCAACTACTGcagcaaatgaatgaaaaaaaaaaacgaaaacaTGCATTAAATCTAGAAGAAAATGCTGTATGTAGATGaaaataca is part of the Thunnus albacares chromosome 19, fThuAlb1.1, whole genome shotgun sequence genome and encodes:
- the tuft1b gene encoding tuftelin 1b isoform X4, encoding MHMGSFWKRIRQVTEDKMPWLSSSHTKCLPDGGVISSSEMSGGVTRTLKNGEKENNRSNERCRWLRLTRQDQDQSGTSERHSSKESSIAVVLPQKPEKQEETPELITPTDEKVEVIKVRYCLKSLREQMAARQSSNNNKVGDNQEESVRLREATKRLYAQLKEMEKRHQEEQERLQVESNEYHVRLAEQSERLKKAEKQSEERGQKVEELQRLLGSMEIESSILKDKMASGEAELLQLKAGRQEEGKEQRCAELEKDLAIQKEKIHHLDDMLKSQQRKVRHMIEQLQNSRTVIQERDRVIRDLEEKVAFLEAENREMHDHMEYFLGGQDSLDLTPSENKQEVVYSKPLTPTTPTNKALPFIKVIEIKS
- the tuft1b gene encoding tuftelin 1b isoform X3 is translated as MHMGSFWKRIRQVTEDKMPWLSSSHTKCLPDGGVISSSEMSGGVTRTLKNGEKENNRSNERCRWLRLTRQDQDQSGTSERHSSKESSIAVVLPQKPEKQEETPELITPTDEKVEVIKVYLENRPEPEESVRMLTDEMSQIQEVRYCLKSLREQMAARQSSNNNKVGDNQEESVRLREATKRLYAQLKEMEKRHQEEQERLQVESNEYHVRLAEQSERLKKAEKQSEERGQKVEELQRLLGSMEIESSILKDKMASGEAELLQLKAGRQEEGKEQRCAELEKDLAIQKEKIHHLDDMLKSQQRKVRHMIEQLQNSRTVIQERDRVIRDLEEKVAFLEAENREMHDHMEYFLGGQDSLDLTPSENKQEVVYSKPLTPTTPTNKALPFIKVIEIKS
- the tuft1b gene encoding tuftelin 1b isoform X2, producing MHMGSFWKRIRQVTEDKMPWLSSSHTKCLPDGGVISSSEMSGGVTRTLKNGEKENNRSNERCRWLRLTRQDQDQSGTSERHSSKESSIAVVLPQKPEKQEETPELITPTDEKVEVIKVRYCLKSLREQMAARQSSNNNKYPVNGYRVNRSSSRPDVTNGNTVFIESDVHVGDNQEESVRLREATKRLYAQLKEMEKRHQEEQERLQVESNEYHVRLAEQSERLKKAEKQSEERGQKVEELQRLLGSMEIESSILKDKMASGEAELLQLKAGRQEEGKEQRCAELEKDLAIQKEKIHHLDDMLKSQQRKVRHMIEQLQNSRTVIQERDRVIRDLEEKVAFLEAENREMHDHMEYFLGGQDSLDLTPSENKQEVVYSKPLTPTTPTNKALPFIKVIEIKS
- the tuft1b gene encoding tuftelin 1b isoform X1, with protein sequence MHMGSFWKRIRQVTEDKMPWLSSSHTKCLPDGGVISSSEMSGGVTRTLKNGEKENNRSNERCRWLRLTRQDQDQSGTSERHSSKESSIAVVLPQKPEKQEETPELITPTDEKVEVIKVYLENRPEPEESVRMLTDEMSQIQEVRYCLKSLREQMAARQSSNNNKYPVNGYRVNRSSSRPDVTNGNTVFIESDVHVGDNQEESVRLREATKRLYAQLKEMEKRHQEEQERLQVESNEYHVRLAEQSERLKKAEKQSEERGQKVEELQRLLGSMEIESSILKDKMASGEAELLQLKAGRQEEGKEQRCAELEKDLAIQKEKIHHLDDMLKSQQRKVRHMIEQLQNSRTVIQERDRVIRDLEEKVAFLEAENREMHDHMEYFLGGQDSLDLTPSENKQEVVYSKPLTPTTPTNKALPFIKVIEIKS